One part of the Cyclobacteriaceae bacterium genome encodes these proteins:
- a CDS encoding TerC family protein: MEHTTLYWVAFNVFVLAMLVLDLGVFHRKTRTIGVREALGWTFFWIVLALLFNAVVYYQFGQQRAVEFFTGYLIEKSLSVDNIFVMLIIFSYFNVPQQYQHKVLFWGILGALVFRIIFIVAGIELISRFHWLIYLFGAFLVYTGIKLLSSTDEKIEPEKNPVLRFVRKIIPVTSSYHNDKFFTRIDGRLWATPLFLVVMVIEATDVVFAVDSIPAILAISNDSFIIYTSNVFAILGLRSLYFAMAGIQQYFSYLKYGLSIILVFVGGKMLLSELYPIPVEVSLLVILSILTGAIALSWILPKRSGAIAVNAEHPGKAGHTP; this comes from the coding sequence ATGGAGCATACCACCTTATATTGGGTTGCGTTTAATGTATTTGTTCTGGCCATGCTTGTTTTAGACCTGGGCGTTTTTCATCGGAAGACCAGGACGATTGGCGTTCGTGAGGCACTGGGCTGGACATTCTTTTGGATTGTGCTCGCCTTACTGTTTAATGCGGTAGTGTATTATCAGTTTGGACAGCAACGCGCTGTTGAATTTTTCACCGGGTACCTGATCGAAAAATCACTCAGTGTTGACAATATTTTTGTGATGCTGATAATATTCTCCTATTTCAATGTGCCGCAGCAGTATCAGCATAAAGTGTTGTTTTGGGGAATATTAGGTGCTTTGGTCTTTCGTATCATTTTTATTGTTGCAGGTATTGAACTGATCTCCAGGTTTCACTGGCTTATTTATTTATTCGGGGCATTTTTGGTTTACACCGGAATCAAGTTGTTATCTTCTACAGATGAAAAAATTGAACCTGAGAAAAACCCAGTGCTCCGTTTTGTACGAAAGATAATACCCGTAACCAGTTCTTATCATAACGATAAATTCTTTACCCGTATTGATGGTCGCTTATGGGCTACTCCTTTGTTTTTGGTGGTGATGGTTATTGAAGCAACCGATGTGGTTTTTGCGGTAGATTCTATTCCGGCTATCCTGGCCATATCAAACGATTCGTTTATCATTTATACCTCCAATGTGTTTGCTATTTTAGGATTACGGTCACTCTATTTTGCCATGGCAGGTATCCAACAGTACTTCAGTTATCTTAAATATGGTTTGTCCATTATCCTGGTTTTTGTTGGAGGTAAAATGTTATTGAGTGAACTTTACCCAATACCGGTTGAGGTCTCTTTACTGGTAATCTTGTCCATACTAACCGGGGCTATTGCACTTTCATGGATTTTACCAAAAAGGTCAGGTGCCATAGCGGTTAATGCTGAACATCCAGGTAAAGCTGGCCATACTCCATAA
- a CDS encoding leucine-rich repeat domain-containing protein produces MIKVNQMLTGIVGAVGVFISSVLPAQSAKNYTSLEQALFFPDSVQWLSLRNKGLTEMPAGLFALRNTRYLDLSLNPIKSISGRIENLEKLFYLDLSNGELTQLPEEIKSLSFLRYVHLRYSKPVNLDRDLQLLAQLPNLRALHLKIPGLEELPESVGQLAHIEYFELSDTHIKNLPETFAELKNLNVLYINNDMRFDMLNNIRVLARLPKLSELHLEGDQFTKLPSSINQLRSLEYLYLNNNRLKELPPEIQDLKKLRYIDVSNNDIPNLLLDQYRDQYAPTLRIRF; encoded by the coding sequence ATGATTAAAGTTAATCAAATGCTTACGGGCATAGTTGGTGCCGTTGGCGTATTCATATCATCTGTATTGCCTGCGCAATCGGCAAAAAACTATACCTCGCTTGAACAAGCCTTATTTTTTCCTGACAGCGTGCAGTGGTTGTCGTTGCGTAATAAAGGGCTTACCGAAATGCCAGCTGGACTGTTTGCTTTGCGCAACACCCGGTATCTGGACTTAAGCCTTAACCCAATAAAGTCTATTTCGGGTAGGATTGAAAATCTGGAAAAGCTTTTTTATTTGGATTTATCAAATGGCGAGCTTACACAATTGCCTGAGGAGATAAAATCGTTATCCTTTCTCCGCTATGTTCATTTGCGGTATAGCAAGCCAGTAAATCTTGATCGTGACTTGCAACTGCTTGCCCAACTGCCAAACCTACGGGCCTTACATTTGAAAATACCGGGGCTTGAGGAATTGCCGGAATCAGTAGGGCAGTTAGCGCATATTGAGTACTTCGAATTGTCTGATACGCATATTAAAAACCTGCCGGAGACATTTGCCGAATTGAAAAACCTTAACGTACTCTATATCAATAATGATATGCGCTTTGATATGCTAAACAACATACGCGTGTTGGCCAGGTTGCCTAAGTTATCCGAACTGCACCTTGAGGGTGACCAATTCACCAAATTGCCTTCTTCAATCAACCAGTTGCGATCGTTGGAGTATCTATACCTAAATAATAACAGGCTAAAAGAATTGCCCCCAGAAATTCAGGATTTGAAAAAGCTGCGCTATATCGATGTAAGCAACAATGATATACCGAACCTGTTGCTTGATCAGTATCGCGATCAATATGCGCCAACGTTGCGTATTCGATTCTAA
- a CDS encoding DUF2062 domain-containing protein yields the protein MLLALKRGTTPRMLAITCALGAVLAVFPVYGGTTLLCFVAAIVFRLNVVVIQAVNYALTPVQLLLIVPFMQVGIALFDLPAKSLEYDGLIDRFKDDSNSVISEFLGALFGGIVVWFFIAIPIFFVLFYLFYFLFSRRNSKSGCNS from the coding sequence ATGCTGTTGGCTTTAAAGCGAGGCACCACTCCACGTATGTTGGCCATAACCTGTGCATTGGGCGCTGTGCTGGCTGTTTTCCCCGTGTACGGAGGCACTACACTATTGTGTTTTGTTGCAGCTATTGTATTTCGTTTGAATGTTGTTGTAATACAGGCCGTAAACTATGCGCTTACACCCGTTCAACTGCTTTTGATCGTGCCCTTTATGCAGGTTGGTATAGCCTTGTTTGACCTGCCAGCAAAATCGCTTGAGTATGATGGACTTATTGATCGTTTTAAAGATGACTCCAACTCCGTTATTTCAGAATTTTTGGGGGCATTGTTTGGAGGGATAGTGGTTTGGTTTTTTATCGCCATACCGATCTTTTTTGTGCTTTTTTATCTGTTTTACTTCCTATTCTCCAGACGGAACAGTAAATCCGGCTGCAACAGTTGA